One Eisenibacter elegans DSM 3317 genomic window, AAAATTGGGAAATATATCCGCAAATCTTGTGAGCCTTGGTATAAAAAACACTGTAGGTGTGATGACTAAGCACTTGTGGGGTAAATTTATTTTTAGAAGGTGTTGATAAAAGTTTTGAGTAAAGCTTTTGTGCCAATTTATGGGTGATCAATACGAATTCCGTGTGTATCTCAAGATTTACTTGATTTGAGGGCTCACCAGATTTGATTTTCTAGACACCTCAAAGATTTTCAGCATAAACACTTCCCAAACTAGTTTTGATTGGGTTTGAGCAACAAAGCGAGTAACAAGACTTATTTGTTGCGAATCAATTGCGTCGATAGTTTTCGTATATCTGTACACAGATGAAGGTACCCTTGCCGGGATGACTATCAATAAAAATTTCAGCATCAATGGCCTTGGCGCGGTCGCTCATACTCTTCAGTCCTAGGCCTTTGGGGTTTTTCTGAAACAGGGTAGTGTCAAAACCCTTGCCGTCATCTTCGATAGTTAGTTCGAGATAGGTATCGTGTTCGATGAGTTGTACGAAGATATTTTTGGCTTGAGAATGTTTGAGCGCATTATTTACAGCTTCTTGCGCAATACGATAAAAAGCCAATTCAATTTCGGGCTCAAAGCGTTCTCCTTTATTTTTACAATGAATTTGGGTTTGCAGCTTGACGGGAGTTGTCTGTTGGAGCTCTATGGGCATTTGTTGGAGGGCATAGTGTAGGCCATAATCTGACAATACCGCTGGCATCAAGTTTTTGGAGATGTAGCGTACTTCCTTGATGGTTTCATTGAGGGTATTTTGCAGCTTCCCCATTACCTGCATTACTTCTGTGGGAAGGGTTTGTTGGAATGGCTGTAGCTCGCTCATTTGTAGGCGCATCAGGGAGAGCATCTGCCCCACACTGTCGTGCAATTCTTTGGCCACACGGGCACGTTCTTTCTCCTCCCCAATGATGAGTGCATTGGCTCGGGTTCGGGCATTGCGGATGGTATCCACGATTTTTTGGTTGGCAGCTAGCCGTTGCGATTCTTCTTGTTCTTTTTGGCTTTGAATATTTTTGATAAAATAGACCTTGCCGATGCTGCTTCCATCTTTTTGAATGCTATTGCCTGTGATTTCATACCAAATGGGTTGATTGTTGGTCAGCGTAATTTGGCAAGTATAGGTATAGTGTCCCTTCTGATGAACCAAGTTCTCAAAAGTCAGCCACTGGCTACGCTCTGGAGAGCTGTTCCCAATGGGCGGAACCTTCATCCCTTGCGAAGGCTTGATACCTAGAGCCTGCTCTACAAAATACTCATATTCACGATTGAAGAGCGTCAGGCGGCGATTATTATTGATTACACAAATAGCCTCTGTGATGCTGTTAAAAACTGACTGTAGGCGCAGTTCTTCGCGGCGCAGGAGATTTTCAGAAGATTTTTGTAGGCTGATATCTCTCAAAAAAAACACCACATACTGCGGTTTCCCACTTTTGAGATGCTCTTCGATGGTATGTGTTTTGACCTCACGCAATACTGAGCGGCCATTCATCATCTGGATCAACATCTCCTTAGGCCCTTTCTTGCGGTGGATAACCTCTGCCAAAAAGCGTTTCCAGCGCTTGCGCTCAGTACGATGTAGGTAGCGCGGGAGGTACATCCCGATACGTGGCGGCTCACCCATCAGGTTTTCGAAGAGCTTGGCAAAAGTGGCGTTATGAGAGACAAGCTTGACCTTAGAGTCAATCGAAAAAATAGCCTCAGAGGTATGGTCAAGCAGGGCCTGTAGTTGGGCCTCAGTTTGGCGCAACATATACTCCTGCTCGGCGTGTTTGGCTTGAAACTTAATTAAAAAAACGACACTATTAGTGCCATCTTCTTGAGGCCAGAGCAAGGTCTCTACCTCATAGTAGCGGTTGCGTTGCCCCAAGACTGGCTGTCGGAATACACCTCTATGGTAGCTCTGCCCCGACTGCTCTAGCTCGACGAGTTGTTGCTTGAATAGCCTGCTCTCACTTGGCGGAAAGCGCGAGAGCACTTCTTGGCCTACTGGTGGCAGTGTACCTAACATAGCCGTCAGGTAGCGCCGACCGTTGTCATTATAAAACTGCAAGCCGTGATGGCAATCTAACACAATCGCCGCCGTACGCATTTGGTTGAAGATATGTTGATACCACTGTTGGTCTTCTACTTGTGTTACTCCTAGCTGCAAGAGCCAGTGTTGCGCATCTAGCCGGCTCCAAGTGAAAGCACGCACATTGCCTCCAATCCAACATTTTTGCCCAAAATCCCCACAGTCTTCAGCACTTAGTAGCTCCGAAACCCCCTTGCTGTCAGCTGGTTGTAGATATTCCCAAAGTGTCTGTCCTGCTTTCAGCCCTAGCTGTATTATCGCCGCCTGATTGGCAGCCGTAACCATAAGGCTTGGTTGTACAATCAGCTGAGGCAAGTTGGCGCGGTCAAACACCTCGTGATAATTGAGCGGTATGGTAGCGTTTTTCATAAGACTGTTTGGTACTATAGGGCAATATACATACAAGCCCGTTTTTACGCAAATAGGTATCAAAACTGTCGTGAAAAATACGCCCCTAAAGCCGGAGTGTTTCAGGATGCGTACCTCCTGTTAAAAAACGTTAATCTGCCCCCTGACTTGAAACTAAAAAGCCCCCTTGTTCCGTTTTGCAATTGACTAACACAGACTTTTAAAAACTATACAATTATTGACTACTATGCGCAATTTATCATCTCAATGGGTCCCTTTGGTCGTAGTGGCACTTCTGGCCAGTACCTTGACCTTGGCAGCCAACTATTGGCTCGACAGTCGTCAGGCGGCTGTTGTTTTTTGGGAAGCTCCTGCCAAAGAAGTTGACACCAAGCTTGTCAATAGCAAAGGTGGTGCAACAATGGGCGAAGACTTTAGAGAGGCTGCCGCTCAGACCACCCGCTCCGTGGTACACATCAAGGCCACACAAGTGCGGACTGCCCGCCAACAACAACGTGATTGGAATCCCTTCGAAGAGTTTTTTGGGGAAGATTTTTTCCGGTTTCGCCAAGGCCCCGGCAATAACCGCCCCTCCCAATCTTCGGGCTCGGGAGTAATCGTAAGCAAAGACGGCTATATCGTTACCAATAACCACGTTGTGGCAGATGCCGCAGAGATAGAAGTGGTGTTGAACAATAAGCAGAGCTACACGGCTCGCGTGGTCGGTACAGATCCCTCCACAGACTTGGCCGTCATCAAGATAGAGGCCGCTGATCTGCCCGCAATCTTGATGGGCAACTCTGATGTGGTAGAAGTAGGAGAGTGGGTATTGGCTGTAGGCAACCCCTTCAACCTAGAATCTACCGTAACAGCAGGTATTGTAAGCGCCAAAGGCCGCAACCTGAACCTCCTCCGTGACCAAGCCCCAATAGAATCATTTATTCAAACAGACGCAGCAGTCAACCCCGGCAATAGCGGTGGCGCGTTGGTCAACACCCGTGGGGAGCTGATAGGCATCAACACAGCCATTGCGACACCGACAGGCACCTTTGCGGGCTACTCTTTTGCCGTGCCCGTCAACTTAGTCAAAAAGGTGCTCAAAGACCTCATTGAGTTTGGCGAAGTACAACGCGCCTACCTAGGGGTCTATATCCGAGAGGTAGACGCAGCCCTGACACGAGAGAAGAACATAGACATCAACCAAGGAGTGTATGTAGACAGCCTCGTAACCAATGGATCGGCCGCCGCCGCCGGTATCCGCAAAGGTGATGTGATTACGGCAGTAGGCGACAAAGAAGTACGTACTGTGCCTGAGTTGATGGAAGCCGTGGCTAGGTATCGCCCCGGTGAAAAAACCAATATCAAAGTACGCCGCAACAAACAGGAACAGACCATCTCTGTAACCTTCAAAAACCGTAGCGGAGGAGAGGAAATTGTCCGAAAAGAAACCGCCAAACCCCTACAAAGTCTTGGTGCTGATTTTGAGGAACTAGACGCTGCCCAAAAGCAAAAAATGCGCCTTAGCCACGGGGTTCGTGTACGTAAACTATACGAAGGCAAACTTCGCCGAGATACCAATATTCAAGAAGGCTTTGTCATCACAGAGATTGGCGGCAAACCTATCCGCAATATTGCTGAATTAGAGCAAGTGTTGAGCCGTACCAAAGGGGGTATTCTGATAGAAGGCTACTACCCCGATCAGCCCACCAAGTATTACTATGGTATCGGCCTAGAATAATCTTTAGGATCCTTCATCCCTTCCCGATACATCGGGCAATCAGTTATACCGCCGGAAATCCCTCCGGCGGTTTTTTTGCTAAATTTTCAGCGCGGCGCTCAAAACAGCTGATTTTTGTGCTGATACTAAGCAAAAGGCCTAGGCCTGATGTTCAGCCCACGATTGTAATCGTGGGAGGGCTACGGTGAGCATTTTTAACGACTTAGTAGCCCAAAAGCAGTGTTTTGGTGTCGATGAAGAGAATTTTAGACAAGCTCTTAAAACTTAATTGCCCCAATGGCCTGTATCGTCTCGCTCATACCATTAAAATATCCACCAACACTGTGGGAGAAGTCTCATTTTACCCCCCAAAAT contains:
- a CDS encoding histidine kinase, which gives rise to MKNATIPLNYHEVFDRANLPQLIVQPSLMVTAANQAAIIQLGLKAGQTLWEYLQPADSKGVSELLSAEDCGDFGQKCWIGGNVRAFTWSRLDAQHWLLQLGVTQVEDQQWYQHIFNQMRTAAIVLDCHHGLQFYNDNGRRYLTAMLGTLPPVGQEVLSRFPPSESRLFKQQLVELEQSGQSYHRGVFRQPVLGQRNRYYEVETLLWPQEDGTNSVVFLIKFQAKHAEQEYMLRQTEAQLQALLDHTSEAIFSIDSKVKLVSHNATFAKLFENLMGEPPRIGMYLPRYLHRTERKRWKRFLAEVIHRKKGPKEMLIQMMNGRSVLREVKTHTIEEHLKSGKPQYVVFFLRDISLQKSSENLLRREELRLQSVFNSITEAICVINNNRRLTLFNREYEYFVEQALGIKPSQGMKVPPIGNSSPERSQWLTFENLVHQKGHYTYTCQITLTNNQPIWYEITGNSIQKDGSSIGKVYFIKNIQSQKEQEESQRLAANQKIVDTIRNARTRANALIIGEEKERARVAKELHDSVGQMLSLMRLQMSELQPFQQTLPTEVMQVMGKLQNTLNETIKEVRYISKNLMPAVLSDYGLHYALQQMPIELQQTTPVKLQTQIHCKNKGERFEPEIELAFYRIAQEAVNNALKHSQAKNIFVQLIEHDTYLELTIEDDGKGFDTTLFQKNPKGLGLKSMSDRAKAIDAEIFIDSHPGKGTFICVQIYENYRRN
- a CDS encoding Do family serine endopeptidase; protein product: MRNLSSQWVPLVVVALLASTLTLAANYWLDSRQAAVVFWEAPAKEVDTKLVNSKGGATMGEDFREAAAQTTRSVVHIKATQVRTARQQQRDWNPFEEFFGEDFFRFRQGPGNNRPSQSSGSGVIVSKDGYIVTNNHVVADAAEIEVVLNNKQSYTARVVGTDPSTDLAVIKIEAADLPAILMGNSDVVEVGEWVLAVGNPFNLESTVTAGIVSAKGRNLNLLRDQAPIESFIQTDAAVNPGNSGGALVNTRGELIGINTAIATPTGTFAGYSFAVPVNLVKKVLKDLIEFGEVQRAYLGVYIREVDAALTREKNIDINQGVYVDSLVTNGSAAAAGIRKGDVITAVGDKEVRTVPELMEAVARYRPGEKTNIKVRRNKQEQTISVTFKNRSGGEEIVRKETAKPLQSLGADFEELDAAQKQKMRLSHGVRVRKLYEGKLRRDTNIQEGFVITEIGGKPIRNIAELEQVLSRTKGGILIEGYYPDQPTKYYYGIGLE